The following proteins are co-located in the Betta splendens chromosome 9, fBetSpl5.4, whole genome shotgun sequence genome:
- the slc39a14 gene encoding metal cation symporter ZIP14 isoform X1 → MFVWSPHGHKTITTAVLQMMLTAAVMLCVLASVRGQGENQTQSPAQVLQNLLARYGDNTTITVPQLRSLLALLSQGQSKGDGQLSTTNRPKANNSKCLPEDALASYSISEQSRLDGQGFRELCPTMLQQLDAGTCRSQKQDELSTDPSQRPSDAEVWGYGILCVTLISLCSLVGASVVPFMKKTFYKRLLLYFIALAIGTLYSNALFQLIPEAFGFDPMVDFYVSKSAVVFGGFYLFFFTEKVLRVLLKQKQGNHGHSHYPDADHYSTPNGDVEEGEKQRLQQNGEAGNLALGKVDAGEGELMLSPAQTPQDSQGPEAGRQSARRGGGCYWLKGTAYSDIGTLAWMITLSDGLHNFIDGLAIGASFTASVFQGISTSVAILCEEFPHELGDFVILLNAGMSIQQALFFNFLSACCCYLGMGFGILAGNSFSPNWIFALAGGMFLYIALADMFPEMNEVSREEENAGGSRFLLAFAIQNAGLLTGFAIMLLLTIYSGQIQLE, encoded by the exons ATGTTTGTCTGGTCCCCTCATGGCCATAAAACCATCACCACCGCTGTCCTCCAGATGATGCTGACAGCGGCTGTGATGCTTTGTGTCTTGGCCTCAGTGAGGGGTCAGGGAGAAAACCAgacccagtctcctgctcaggTGCTCCAGAACCTGCTGGCCCGCTATGGGGACAACACCACCATCACGGTGCCCCAGCTCCGCTCTCTGCTGGCCCTGCTCAGCCAGGGTCAAAGTAAAGGTGACGGCCAGTTGAGTACAACCAACCGTCCCAAAGCCAACAACTCCAAG TGTTTGCCTGAAGACGCGTTGGCTAGTTACAGCATCAGCGAGCAGTCGCGGCTGGATGGGCAGGGGTTCCGGGAGCTCTGTCCCACAATGCTGCAACAGTTGGATGCTGGCACCTGCAGATCACAAAAACAGGATGAGCTGAGCACCGACCCCTCCCAGAGACCCTCAGACGCTGAAG TGTGGGGTTATGGGATCCTGTGTGTGACACTGATCTCTCTGTGCTCGCTGGTCGGGGCGAGCGTGGTGCCCTTCATGAAGAAAACCTTTTACAAGCGACTGCTGCTCTACTTCATAGCCCTGGCCATTGGCACGCTCTACTCCAACGCCTTGTTTCAGCTCATCCCAGAG GCCTTTGGTTTTGACCCCATGGTGGATTTCTATGTGTCCAAGTCTGCCGTGGTGTTTGGAGGCTTTtatctcttcttcttcactgaaaAAGTCCTCAGAGTGCTTCTCAAGCAGAAACAAGGG AACCACGGTCACAGTCATTACCCTGACGCAGATCACTACTCGACACCAAACGGGGACGTGGAGGAGGGCGagaagcagaggctgcagcagaacggAGAAGCCGGCAACCTGGCCCTGGGCAAGGTGGACGCGGGGGAGGGGGAGCTCATGCTCAGCCCGGCTCAGACGCCACAG GACTCGCAGGGCCCAGAGGCTGGGAGGCAGTCTGCACGCCGTGGTGGAGGATGCTACTGGCTGAAGGGAACGGCCTACTCGGACATCGGAACCCTGGCCTGGATGATCACACTGAGCGACGGCCTCCACAACTTTATTGACGGCTTGGCCATCGGTGCCTCCTTCACTGCCTCCGTCTTCCAGGGCATCAGCACCTCTGTAGCCATCTTATGTGAGGAGTTTCCCCACGAGTTGG GAGACTTTGTGATCCTGCTGAACGCTGGTATGAGCATACAGCAGGCTCTCTTCTTCAACTTCCtgtcagcctgctgctgttACCTGGGCATGGGCTTCGGTATTTTGGCCGGCAACAGCTTCTCCCCCAACTGGATCTTCGCCCTGGCAGGAGGAATGTTCCTTTACATCGCTTTGGCAGACATG TTTCCAGAGATGAATGAAGTGAGTCGTGAGGAAGAGAACGCAGGCGGCAGCAGATTCCTCCTCGCCTTTGCCATCCAGAACGCCGGCCTCCTGACGGGCTTCGCCATCATGCTGCTCCTCACCATCTACTCTGGACAAATACAGCTGGAATAG
- the slc39a14 gene encoding metal cation symporter ZIP14 isoform X2: MFVWSPHGHKTITTAVLQMMLTAAVMLCVLASVRGQGENQTQSPAQVLQNLLARYGDNTTITVPQLRSLLALLSQGQSKGDGQLSTTNRPKANNSKCLPEDALASYSISEQSRLDGQGFRELCPTMLQQLDAGTCRSQKQDELSTDPSQRPSDAEVWGFSFLSVTVISAFSLTGVFIVPLLKTRYMKHMLSFFIALAIGTLFSTSILQLLPEAFGFDPMVDFYVSKSAVVFGGFYLFFFTEKVLRVLLKQKQGNHGHSHYPDADHYSTPNGDVEEGEKQRLQQNGEAGNLALGKVDAGEGELMLSPAQTPQDSQGPEAGRQSARRGGGCYWLKGTAYSDIGTLAWMITLSDGLHNFIDGLAIGASFTASVFQGISTSVAILCEEFPHELGDFVILLNAGMSIQQALFFNFLSACCCYLGMGFGILAGNSFSPNWIFALAGGMFLYIALADMFPEMNEVSREEENAGGSRFLLAFAIQNAGLLTGFAIMLLLTIYSGQIQLE; encoded by the exons ATGTTTGTCTGGTCCCCTCATGGCCATAAAACCATCACCACCGCTGTCCTCCAGATGATGCTGACAGCGGCTGTGATGCTTTGTGTCTTGGCCTCAGTGAGGGGTCAGGGAGAAAACCAgacccagtctcctgctcaggTGCTCCAGAACCTGCTGGCCCGCTATGGGGACAACACCACCATCACGGTGCCCCAGCTCCGCTCTCTGCTGGCCCTGCTCAGCCAGGGTCAAAGTAAAGGTGACGGCCAGTTGAGTACAACCAACCGTCCCAAAGCCAACAACTCCAAG TGTTTGCCTGAAGACGCGTTGGCTAGTTACAGCATCAGCGAGCAGTCGCGGCTGGATGGGCAGGGGTTCCGGGAGCTCTGTCCCACAATGCTGCAACAGTTGGATGCTGGCACCTGCAGATCACAAAAACAGGATGAGCTGAGCACCGACCCCTCCCAGAGACCCTCAGACGCTGAAG TGTGGGGCTTTTCTTTCCTGAGCGTGACAGTGATCAGTGCCTTCTCCCTCACCGGAGTCTTCATCGTGCCTCTGCTGAAGACGCGCTATATGAAACACATGCTCAGCTTTTTCATCGCTCTTGCCATTGGCACACTCTTCTCCACTTccatcctgcagctgctgcccgaG GCCTTTGGTTTTGACCCCATGGTGGATTTCTATGTGTCCAAGTCTGCCGTGGTGTTTGGAGGCTTTtatctcttcttcttcactgaaaAAGTCCTCAGAGTGCTTCTCAAGCAGAAACAAGGG AACCACGGTCACAGTCATTACCCTGACGCAGATCACTACTCGACACCAAACGGGGACGTGGAGGAGGGCGagaagcagaggctgcagcagaacggAGAAGCCGGCAACCTGGCCCTGGGCAAGGTGGACGCGGGGGAGGGGGAGCTCATGCTCAGCCCGGCTCAGACGCCACAG GACTCGCAGGGCCCAGAGGCTGGGAGGCAGTCTGCACGCCGTGGTGGAGGATGCTACTGGCTGAAGGGAACGGCCTACTCGGACATCGGAACCCTGGCCTGGATGATCACACTGAGCGACGGCCTCCACAACTTTATTGACGGCTTGGCCATCGGTGCCTCCTTCACTGCCTCCGTCTTCCAGGGCATCAGCACCTCTGTAGCCATCTTATGTGAGGAGTTTCCCCACGAGTTGG GAGACTTTGTGATCCTGCTGAACGCTGGTATGAGCATACAGCAGGCTCTCTTCTTCAACTTCCtgtcagcctgctgctgttACCTGGGCATGGGCTTCGGTATTTTGGCCGGCAACAGCTTCTCCCCCAACTGGATCTTCGCCCTGGCAGGAGGAATGTTCCTTTACATCGCTTTGGCAGACATG TTTCCAGAGATGAATGAAGTGAGTCGTGAGGAAGAGAACGCAGGCGGCAGCAGATTCCTCCTCGCCTTTGCCATCCAGAACGCCGGCCTCCTGACGGGCTTCGCCATCATGCTGCTCCTCACCATCTACTCTGGACAAATACAGCTGGAATAG
- the slc39a14 gene encoding metal cation symporter ZIP14 isoform X3, whose product MSVCFNAAPSVCVRFNPSVGLFFPERDSDQCLLPHRSLHRASAEDALYETHAQLFHRSCHWHTLLHFHPAAAARVWGYGILCVTLISLCSLVGASVVPFMKKTFYKRLLLYFIALAIGTLYSNALFQLIPEAFGFDPMVDFYVSKSAVVFGGFYLFFFTEKVLRVLLKQKQGNHGHSHYPDADHYSTPNGDVEEGEKQRLQQNGEAGNLALGKVDAGEGELMLSPAQTPQDSQGPEAGRQSARRGGGCYWLKGTAYSDIGTLAWMITLSDGLHNFIDGLAIGASFTASVFQGISTSVAILCEEFPHELGDFVILLNAGMSIQQALFFNFLSACCCYLGMGFGILAGNSFSPNWIFALAGGMFLYIALADMFPEMNEVSREEENAGGSRFLLAFAIQNAGLLTGFAIMLLLTIYSGQIQLE is encoded by the exons ATGTCCGTCTGTTTTAATGCTGCTCCCTCCGTTTGTGTTCGCTTCAACCCTAGTGTGGGGCTTTTCTTTCCTGAGCGTGACAGTGATCAGTGCCTTCTCCCTCACCGGAGTCTTCATCGTGCCTCTGCTGAAGACGCGCTATATGAAACACATGCTCAGCTTTTTCATCGCTCTTGCCATTGGCACACTCTTCTCCACTTccatcctgcagctgctgcccgaG TGTGGGGTTATGGGATCCTGTGTGTGACACTGATCTCTCTGTGCTCGCTGGTCGGGGCGAGCGTGGTGCCCTTCATGAAGAAAACCTTTTACAAGCGACTGCTGCTCTACTTCATAGCCCTGGCCATTGGCACGCTCTACTCCAACGCCTTGTTTCAGCTCATCCCAGAG GCCTTTGGTTTTGACCCCATGGTGGATTTCTATGTGTCCAAGTCTGCCGTGGTGTTTGGAGGCTTTtatctcttcttcttcactgaaaAAGTCCTCAGAGTGCTTCTCAAGCAGAAACAAGGG AACCACGGTCACAGTCATTACCCTGACGCAGATCACTACTCGACACCAAACGGGGACGTGGAGGAGGGCGagaagcagaggctgcagcagaacggAGAAGCCGGCAACCTGGCCCTGGGCAAGGTGGACGCGGGGGAGGGGGAGCTCATGCTCAGCCCGGCTCAGACGCCACAG GACTCGCAGGGCCCAGAGGCTGGGAGGCAGTCTGCACGCCGTGGTGGAGGATGCTACTGGCTGAAGGGAACGGCCTACTCGGACATCGGAACCCTGGCCTGGATGATCACACTGAGCGACGGCCTCCACAACTTTATTGACGGCTTGGCCATCGGTGCCTCCTTCACTGCCTCCGTCTTCCAGGGCATCAGCACCTCTGTAGCCATCTTATGTGAGGAGTTTCCCCACGAGTTGG GAGACTTTGTGATCCTGCTGAACGCTGGTATGAGCATACAGCAGGCTCTCTTCTTCAACTTCCtgtcagcctgctgctgttACCTGGGCATGGGCTTCGGTATTTTGGCCGGCAACAGCTTCTCCCCCAACTGGATCTTCGCCCTGGCAGGAGGAATGTTCCTTTACATCGCTTTGGCAGACATG TTTCCAGAGATGAATGAAGTGAGTCGTGAGGAAGAGAACGCAGGCGGCAGCAGATTCCTCCTCGCCTTTGCCATCCAGAACGCCGGCCTCCTGACGGGCTTCGCCATCATGCTGCTCCTCACCATCTACTCTGGACAAATACAGCTGGAATAG